In the genome of Massilibacillus massiliensis, one region contains:
- a CDS encoding PTS mannose/fructose/sorbose/N-acetylgalactosamine transporter subunit IIC, which yields MIIQAALVGILYFLATNRIWYGWSMLIRQPLSLSVFIGLIYGDMTTALITGASLQMMYLGAIAPGGNIPADEALAACVAIPIAILANVSPEMAIAIAVPVGLLGVMLDQLRRTLCTGFMHVADKAALEANAAKIRRLAFIYPLLMVFPLRFIPAFLANVFGVDAVQLFMSNVPHWVTQGLSIAGGLLPALGFALTIVIIGKKNLLPFFIMGFFFVAYSGISVVGVAIFGFCIAMLYTHFQPVKQ from the coding sequence ATGATTATACAAGCAGCGTTAGTTGGAATTTTATATTTTTTAGCAACGAATCGCATTTGGTATGGCTGGTCTATGCTGATCCGCCAACCATTATCTTTGTCTGTTTTTATTGGCCTGATTTATGGTGATATGACGACAGCACTCATTACCGGTGCCAGCCTGCAAATGATGTATTTAGGAGCAATCGCACCCGGCGGAAATATTCCTGCTGATGAAGCCCTTGCCGCTTGTGTCGCAATTCCTATTGCAATCTTGGCAAATGTTTCTCCTGAAATGGCAATTGCAATTGCAGTTCCTGTCGGTCTGCTCGGCGTAATGCTTGATCAATTAAGAAGAACACTCTGCACAGGTTTTATGCATGTCGCTGATAAAGCCGCGCTAGAAGCAAATGCAGCTAAAATACGCAGACTAGCCTTTATTTATCCCCTTCTCATGGTATTTCCATTGCGTTTTATTCCCGCATTTTTGGCAAATGTATTCGGCGTAGATGCCGTTCAACTCTTTATGAGCAATGTCCCGCATTGGGTTACACAAGGACTCAGCATTGCCGGTGGTCTTTTGCCAGCATTGGGCTTTGCCTTAACAATTGTTATCATCGGCAAAAAAAATCTTCTGCCGTTTTTTATCATGGGATTTTTCTTTGTTGCTTATTCAGGTATCAGCGTAGTCGGTGTTGCAATCTTCGGATTCTGTATAGCAATGCTTTACACGCATTTTCAGCCAGTTAAACAATAA
- a CDS encoding PTS system mannose/fructose/N-acetylgalactosamine-transporter subunit IIB — protein sequence MAQIVFTRIDFRLIHGQVITRWLKQTNADRILVIDNKLSKDPFMSQVYVMAAPPGVQVEMISIEDAVAGWEKDQLGKGKLLVLFKTVKTALQAVEKGFPLNKLQVGGLGAGPGRKVVYNQITLDQKDADALATIEEQGIEVIFQTVPEETPATLEKILKKL from the coding sequence ATGGCACAAATCGTATTTACAAGAATTGATTTTAGGCTCATCCATGGGCAGGTTATTACCCGTTGGTTAAAACAAACAAACGCTGATCGCATCCTTGTCATAGATAATAAACTTTCAAAAGATCCCTTCATGAGCCAAGTTTATGTTATGGCAGCACCACCGGGTGTGCAGGTAGAAATGATCTCTATAGAAGATGCCGTAGCCGGTTGGGAAAAAGATCAGTTAGGCAAAGGAAAGCTACTCGTTCTCTTCAAAACAGTAAAAACTGCATTGCAGGCTGTAGAGAAAGGCTTTCCGCTCAATAAACTTCAAGTGGGCGGACTCGGTGCCGGACCTGGAAGAAAAGTCGTATATAATCAAATTACACTGGATCAAAAAGATGCCGATGCGCTGGCAACAATTGAAGAACAAGGTATCGAAGTTATATTTCAAACGGTTCCAGAGGAAACGCCCGCAACCTTAGAAAAAATCCTGAAAAAATTATAA
- a CDS encoding PTS sugar transporter subunit IIA — protein sequence MGKKSWIFVITHGHAGEALIESAEMIMGKLNNAASFSLAPGMSPETLIQQVQKKLNEIQSPVLILTDLYGGTPFNVAMALSQTYDIQLICGLNLSMIIEGDLLRTTLYGKALAEAVQKVGSEACCVATLPNKIQAKEA from the coding sequence ATGGGAAAAAAATCATGGATTTTTGTCATAACACATGGGCATGCAGGAGAAGCACTCATCGAAAGTGCAGAAATGATCATGGGAAAATTAAACAATGCAGCAAGTTTTTCTCTTGCACCCGGCATGTCACCAGAAACTCTCATACAGCAAGTGCAAAAAAAGCTCAATGAAATTCAAAGCCCTGTTCTCATTCTCACAGATTTATATGGAGGAACACCCTTTAATGTCGCTATGGCTTTATCACAAACCTACGATATTCAGCTGATCTGCGGACTAAACTTATCAATGATTATTGAAGGCGACCTATTACGAACTACCTTATATGGCAAAGCTCTCGCTGAAGCCGTACAAAAAGTTGGCAGCGAAGCCTGCTGCGTAGCAACACTGCCTAATAAAATACAAGCGAAAGAAGCGTGA
- a CDS encoding sigma 54-interacting transcriptional regulator: protein MSRKQMIYDALYGLCQKVNLENFKQGFSGFDAAQISKICGIIRNNVSKDLNQLTREKKILKVKGHPVYFFDRKRLEYLLGNITIEKTEVESIQEMIHSRPNFSQIDLDIFHQIIGANMSLDLAIKQAKAAIFYPPHGLHSILIGPTGSGKTTFAEIMYQYALQSKTLKEDAQFVIFNCAEYADNPQLILSQLFGHVKGAFTSAVKDNPGLIEKADGGILLLDEVHRLPPEGQEMLFTLMDKHKYRRVGETNTTRSADVLFIAATTEDVESVLLKTFLRRIPMVIKLPSLPERTLEERYELISKFFSVQSEIIQAKIRVYREVMKALLLYECKGNIGQLKSDIQLICARGFLEYKTHGKARIEIDTPLLPEHVYNGLLHNQKKRNRIFEIMGSDHQTYYDFPQDNFNRTYLNDNDLGSDKVYFELTETYQLYSNRGYSQEKINRKMNKVVEKYLQKLLHKLDANESNHENEKLFKFISPRVYDAVQSALKIAADMLKKPIQKKVIIALAMHIDALSKRKTENNTYPMERLRKIAVTNPTEYAAAKAVRSALESLLQISIPEIEEAFITMFLTTVNLEHRERHIGVLIVTHGRSTASSIAEVCNNLLGTNHCKAIDMALDEKIETIFEKTMDYVKSIDEGHGVLLLVDMGSLAAFDKIITERTGIRVETIDMVSTPLALDAVRKSLIPGMTLPQLTADLYELIGSKRTTTTVPIPTEFSGIYAKTIVTVCMTSKGTAVKLAELIQTSIPNMIQRNITVQPMTIDKIQTLSNEKLETIFLFVGSLNPRIPSIPYISTDEIVIDHGLERIRTMIEGKYISSEQKAIPNLTMDIIEETLDFLNPQKAYPLLETALQEIVALAGIEKNNHLKTAFFMHCTCMIERSIRKEYLPYKGADTHIAHHQELYHHLRKVFKTIEENFGTIISDTEICYVIDMLDTEERTINKIV from the coding sequence ATGTCAAGAAAACAGATGATATATGATGCACTATATGGATTATGCCAAAAAGTTAATCTTGAAAATTTCAAGCAAGGATTTTCCGGCTTTGATGCAGCACAAATCAGCAAAATATGCGGCATCATTCGCAACAATGTCAGCAAGGACTTAAATCAATTAACACGAGAAAAAAAGATACTAAAAGTGAAAGGACATCCCGTTTATTTTTTTGACCGTAAACGACTCGAATACTTGCTAGGAAACATAACTATAGAAAAAACTGAAGTAGAATCTATCCAAGAAATGATCCACAGCCGCCCAAATTTTTCTCAAATAGATCTTGATATATTTCACCAGATCATTGGTGCAAACATGAGTCTTGATCTGGCGATAAAACAAGCAAAAGCGGCGATCTTTTATCCTCCGCACGGCCTTCATTCCATTTTAATCGGCCCAACGGGCAGCGGCAAAACAACCTTTGCAGAAATTATGTATCAATATGCCTTGCAATCCAAAACCCTAAAAGAAGATGCTCAGTTTGTGATTTTCAACTGTGCAGAGTATGCAGATAATCCACAGCTCATTCTATCTCAGCTGTTTGGTCATGTAAAAGGTGCCTTTACAAGTGCAGTGAAAGATAATCCGGGGCTCATTGAAAAAGCAGATGGCGGCATTCTCCTATTAGATGAAGTTCATCGCCTCCCGCCTGAAGGGCAGGAAATGCTGTTCACGCTCATGGACAAACATAAATATCGTCGCGTGGGAGAAACAAATACGACACGCTCTGCTGATGTGCTTTTTATTGCCGCAACGACGGAAGATGTAGAATCTGTTCTATTAAAGACATTTCTACGACGAATTCCCATGGTAATTAAGCTCCCTTCTCTTCCAGAACGCACACTGGAAGAGCGTTATGAACTTATCAGTAAATTTTTTTCTGTTCAATCGGAAATCATCCAGGCAAAAATACGCGTTTATCGAGAAGTCATGAAAGCATTACTGCTTTATGAATGCAAAGGAAATATCGGTCAGCTCAAAAGCGATATACAGCTTATTTGTGCGCGCGGCTTTCTTGAATATAAGACGCATGGAAAAGCTAGAATTGAAATTGATACCCCGCTATTACCCGAACATGTATATAATGGATTATTGCATAATCAGAAAAAACGTAATCGCATCTTTGAAATCATGGGATCCGATCATCAAACTTATTATGATTTTCCCCAAGATAATTTTAATCGAACCTACTTAAATGATAATGATCTCGGCTCTGACAAAGTTTATTTTGAACTGACTGAAACGTATCAACTATACAGCAACCGTGGATATTCTCAAGAAAAAATCAACAGAAAAATGAATAAAGTTGTCGAGAAATACTTGCAAAAACTTTTACATAAATTAGATGCAAATGAATCAAATCATGAAAACGAAAAATTATTTAAATTCATCAGTCCCCGCGTATATGATGCCGTACAATCTGCATTAAAAATCGCAGCTGATATGTTAAAAAAACCAATTCAAAAAAAAGTAATCATTGCCTTAGCGATGCACATTGATGCACTATCCAAACGAAAAACAGAAAACAATACCTATCCTATGGAACGCCTCAGAAAAATTGCCGTAACAAATCCGACGGAATATGCAGCGGCTAAAGCAGTCCGTAGTGCCTTGGAATCGTTATTGCAAATTTCTATCCCCGAAATTGAAGAAGCTTTCATTACGATGTTCCTTACAACAGTTAATTTAGAGCATAGGGAACGTCACATCGGTGTATTAATCGTGACACATGGACGCAGCACTGCTTCTAGTATTGCTGAGGTTTGCAATAATTTGTTGGGCACAAACCATTGTAAAGCAATTGATATGGCATTAGATGAAAAAATTGAAACCATTTTTGAAAAAACAATGGATTATGTAAAATCAATTGATGAGGGTCATGGTGTTCTACTTTTAGTTGATATGGGCTCACTCGCTGCTTTCGATAAAATTATCACTGAGAGAACCGGTATCAGAGTAGAAACGATTGATATGGTTTCTACCCCTTTAGCACTTGATGCGGTGCGAAAAAGTTTGATTCCCGGCATGACCTTGCCGCAGCTCACAGCTGATTTATATGAACTCATAGGATCAAAAAGGACCACAACAACTGTGCCAATCCCCACAGAATTTTCAGGCATTTATGCAAAGACGATTGTTACTGTATGCATGACTTCAAAAGGAACTGCAGTTAAACTTGCCGAACTCATCCAGACCTCCATTCCCAATATGATCCAGCGCAATATCACTGTGCAGCCAATGACAATCGATAAAATCCAAACTTTAAGCAATGAAAAATTAGAGACTATATTTTTATTTGTAGGCAGCTTAAATCCAAGAATTCCATCTATTCCTTATATCTCCACAGATGAAATTGTCATCGATCATGGGTTAGAACGAATTCGAACAATGATTGAAGGTAAATATATCAGTTCTGAACAAAAGGCGATCCCAAACCTCACCATGGATATCATCGAAGAAACCTTAGATTTTCTCAACCCGCAAAAGGCTTATCCACTCTTAGAAACAGCTTTACAAGAAATCGTTGCCCTTGCAGGTATCGAAAAAAATAATCATTTAAAGACGGCATTTTTTATGCATTGCACTTGCATGATTGAGCGCTCCATCCGCAAAGAATATCTTCCTTATAAGGGCGCCGATACGCACATTGCACACCATCAAGAGCTCTACCATCATTTACGTAAAGTTTTCAAAACAATCGAAGAAAATTTCGGTACGATCATTTCCGATACAGAGATCTGTTATGTCATTGATATGCTCGATACAGAAGAGCGCACTATCAATAAAATTGTTTAA
- a CDS encoding helix-turn-helix domain-containing protein, which produces MLGKNLKNLRLGKGLTQQKLAEILGIPRGTYAHYEIGKREPDHATLLLLANFFKVSVDFLLNNDTSKLQNVHQRYKPANDIIKVLEQPEVFCNGTPLTEEDKAKIKASLDIIFWDARKNKQEKS; this is translated from the coding sequence TTGTTAGGAAAAAATTTGAAAAATTTAAGATTGGGCAAAGGCTTAACACAACAGAAGTTAGCTGAAATTTTAGGTATTCCGCGCGGGACATATGCACATTATGAAATCGGCAAACGAGAACCTGATCATGCGACATTATTGCTGCTCGCTAATTTCTTTAAAGTCAGCGTTGATTTTCTCTTAAATAATGATACGAGTAAATTGCAAAACGTTCACCAACGATATAAACCTGCAAATGACATTATCAAAGTACTTGAACAACCAGAAGTCTTTTGTAACGGAACACCATTAACTGAAGAAGACAAAGCCAAAATAAAGGCTTCACTTGATATAATTTTCTGGGATGCCAGAAAAAACAAACAGGAAAAATCTTAA
- a CDS encoding HD-GYP domain-containing protein, with protein MNKINIALSEVIPGMVTAEAVFSRDGALILERDISMTSHIIHLLNMWRIESIWIESFDETQILSCGDMPFLKKNLEDVDTCFIEKYAVVCNKSKSLFTYTRKNQYLPYDIFRELADRDLYELLHEKKILAYLYRLKPMLDDVYFHAVNVGLIAGLIARWNDFPERIVRALILGGLLHDIGKVKIPKFILDNFGALDADEQTLFRLHPLYSYTMIKSVRHSMPALQRAVLEQHECRDGSGYPMGIGEEKISDFAKILAIANVYDEMTSNFFYQKSMTPFQALENLQSQMFTKLDLKYCGVFIQNAISTFINTTVILNDKTQAEVLHFDNFMSMKPTIKDTRGTLLDLNKIEHLSIIEIIKFI; from the coding sequence ATGAACAAGATCAATATTGCCTTATCGGAAGTTATTCCTGGAATGGTTACTGCAGAAGCTGTTTTTTCAAGAGATGGAGCGCTTATTTTGGAACGTGATATAAGCATGACAAGTCATATCATTCATCTGCTGAATATGTGGAGGATAGAATCTATTTGGATAGAAAGTTTTGATGAAACGCAAATTCTAAGTTGCGGAGATATGCCTTTTTTAAAGAAAAATTTAGAAGATGTGGATACCTGTTTTATTGAAAAATATGCTGTTGTATGTAATAAAAGTAAAAGCCTTTTTACCTATACACGAAAAAATCAATATTTGCCGTATGATATTTTTCGTGAGTTGGCAGACCGGGATTTGTATGAACTTTTGCATGAGAAAAAAATATTGGCTTATTTGTATAGATTGAAACCAATGCTAGATGATGTATATTTTCATGCGGTAAACGTAGGACTCATAGCGGGGCTTATCGCGCGTTGGAATGATTTTCCCGAGCGTATTGTGCGCGCTTTAATTTTAGGCGGGTTACTGCATGATATCGGCAAGGTGAAAATACCTAAATTTATTTTAGATAATTTTGGTGCGCTAGATGCTGATGAACAGACCTTGTTTAGATTGCATCCACTCTACAGCTACACGATGATCAAAAGTGTTCGTCATAGTATGCCAGCGCTTCAGCGAGCTGTTTTAGAGCAGCATGAGTGCCGTGATGGGAGTGGGTATCCTATGGGAATAGGCGAGGAGAAAATCAGTGATTTTGCAAAAATTCTTGCAATAGCCAATGTCTATGATGAGATGACTTCAAATTTTTTTTACCAGAAAAGTATGACACCCTTTCAAGCTTTAGAAAATTTACAGAGCCAGATGTTTACAAAACTTGATTTAAAATATTGTGGGGTTTTTATCCAAAACGCGATATCTACATTCATCAATACAACGGTTATACTAAATGATAAAACACAAGCAGAGGTGCTTCACTTCGATAACTTCATGTCAATGAAACCGACCATAAAAGATACGCGGGGGACTTTATTGGATTTAAATAAAATAGAGCATTTATCCATTATTGAGATTATAAAATTCATATGA
- a CDS encoding DNRLRE domain-containing protein: MAVINIPASKSLTLTNKIPTGNIQDKKIIVGSEGKYTYFSYLFFDMNGIAGDIVVLSAVLVLFKLADFFNSPTQRFLMNPLREQFSSFSTYENDCLIDSDPELKREFLPFTKKVAIEIDITTIFRKWLENTLVNRGVVIKDGVYTKPCILSHTCFGSAYNKDNMLIPFIRVHFKSNSGGVLPVPNLTYTAMQIPEQTDYYNL; encoded by the coding sequence ATGGCAGTTATCAACATCCCGGCAAGTAAAAGCTTAACACTGACGAATAAGATTCCTACGGGGAATATACAAGATAAAAAGATCATCGTTGGCAGTGAAGGAAAGTACACGTATTTTAGTTATCTTTTTTTTGATATGAATGGAATCGCTGGTGATATTGTAGTATTGTCGGCAGTGCTCGTATTATTTAAACTTGCTGATTTCTTTAATTCTCCAACACAGCGATTTTTGATGAATCCTTTACGTGAACAATTCAGTTCCTTTTCAACCTATGAAAATGATTGTTTAATAGATTCAGATCCAGAACTAAAACGAGAGTTTCTACCGTTCACGAAAAAAGTTGCCATTGAAATTGACATAACGACTATCTTTCGAAAATGGCTGGAAAACACTTTAGTCAATAGAGGCGTTGTTATAAAGGATGGTGTATATACGAAACCCTGTATTTTAAGTCATACTTGTTTTGGGTCGGCGTACAATAAAGATAATATGCTAATACCATTTATAAGAGTGCATTTTAAATCAAATTCTGGTGGTGTTCTTCCAGTGCCTAATTTGACTTATACTGCGATGCAAATACCGGAGCAAACGGATTACTACAATTTATAA
- a CDS encoding amino acid ABC transporter ATP-binding protein has translation MINLDHIHKYFGELHVLNGVSLRVAEGEKVVIIGPSGSGKSTLIRCINLLETPEEGSVVVDQIDLLSTPGAIAKVRQSMGMVFQQFNLYPHMTVLENLILAPMKLKGIRREEAIASGMHYLERVGLKDKANAYPAQLSGGQQQRVAIARALNMKPKIMLFDEPTSALDPEMIQEVLDVMIQLADEGITMVVVTHEMGFARRVADRVIFMADGGIVEENTPEKFFTNPAHDRTKQFLSRIAHAV, from the coding sequence TTGATAAACTTAGATCATATTCATAAATATTTTGGCGAGTTGCATGTATTAAATGGAGTCAGTCTCCGGGTGGCTGAGGGCGAGAAGGTGGTTATTATTGGACCAAGCGGTTCAGGAAAAAGTACATTGATTCGGTGTATAAATCTTTTGGAAACACCAGAAGAAGGTAGTGTTGTGGTGGATCAGATAGATTTACTATCTACTCCGGGGGCCATTGCGAAAGTAAGGCAGTCGATGGGAATGGTATTTCAACAGTTCAATTTGTATCCGCATATGACTGTATTGGAGAACTTGATTTTAGCGCCCATGAAACTGAAAGGAATTCGACGTGAAGAAGCGATTGCTTCAGGAATGCATTATTTAGAACGTGTAGGTTTAAAAGACAAGGCAAACGCCTATCCGGCGCAGCTTTCCGGTGGGCAGCAGCAGCGGGTGGCGATTGCCAGAGCTTTAAATATGAAGCCGAAGATTATGCTGTTTGATGAACCGACTTCGGCGCTAGACCCAGAGATGATTCAGGAAGTTTTGGATGTTATGATTCAATTAGCAGATGAAGGGATTACGATGGTTGTGGTAACACATGAAATGGGATTTGCACGAAGAGTTGCTGATCGCGTGATTTTCATGGCAGATGGCGGTATCGTAGAAGAGAATACGCCCGAGAAATTTTTTACAAATCCTGCGCATGATAGAACGAAACAGTTTTTAAGCAGAATTGCACACGCGGTTTAA
- a CDS encoding transporter substrate-binding domain-containing protein, whose translation MKKVFILGIVLMMGLSLVFTAGCGGTDNSKAASSNGSGESVDIKTVKERGVLKVGVKVDVPKFGFKDPSTGQIDGMEIDIAKTIAKKILGDETKVEFQPVTAKTRGPLLDNGEVDYVIATFTITEERKQSYNFSEAYFKDGVALMVKKDAGITDLAGLNGKKIGVAQSATSKKALLDEIKQQNLKVDILEFGTYPEIKTALDSGRVDCFSVDAAILAGYVDDSTVILPARYAPQLYGIASKKSNEGLAKIANDSVKEMQSSGDLDKIITKWGLK comes from the coding sequence ATGAAAAAGGTATTTATTTTAGGAATTGTATTGATGATGGGGCTTAGTCTGGTGTTTACAGCTGGATGTGGTGGAACAGACAATTCTAAGGCAGCATCTTCTAATGGCAGTGGAGAAAGTGTCGATATAAAAACGGTAAAAGAGCGTGGTGTCTTGAAAGTAGGCGTTAAAGTGGATGTGCCTAAGTTTGGCTTTAAAGATCCTTCTACTGGTCAAATCGATGGGATGGAAATTGATATTGCAAAAACGATTGCGAAAAAGATTTTGGGGGATGAAACAAAAGTAGAGTTCCAGCCAGTTACGGCTAAGACACGCGGGCCGCTTTTAGATAATGGTGAAGTTGATTATGTAATTGCAACGTTTACAATTACGGAAGAACGTAAACAAAGTTATAATTTTTCGGAAGCCTATTTTAAAGATGGCGTAGCGCTCATGGTGAAAAAAGATGCTGGAATTACAGATTTAGCAGGGCTGAATGGTAAAAAAATCGGTGTTGCACAAAGCGCAACAAGTAAAAAAGCATTGTTGGATGAAATTAAACAACAAAATTTAAAAGTTGATATTCTTGAATTTGGTACGTATCCGGAAATTAAAACAGCTTTGGATTCTGGACGCGTGGATTGCTTTTCTGTAGATGCAGCAATTTTGGCGGGGTATGTTGATGATAGTACGGTTATCTTACCGGCACGTTATGCACCGCAACTTTATGGCATTGCATCGAAAAAAAGCAATGAAGGCTTGG